In Blastopirellula sp. J2-11, a single genomic region encodes these proteins:
- a CDS encoding alpha/beta hydrolase, producing MAIAFLTAQVGLAVAQGQSHIKLPLDSPIVRTIDAGAGATLVVSDQGEVIRFNPNVENGQPESLAALAQPIADLVPLRDLSATLILDRDGQLRLLRDGATDSEFLLPAPVQGKLFAAGKGRALLADADGNYTLIDVTSKTATPVQTFPDFKTNLKLYDDLSLAGFQSGESLQLVDVGAGESLTSLPIGEAIDFDVSKARSLVAVASRFGGVQIWDLVQQEPLDFILGMLDDVWYLKFLESGDLLTLTRPGVATIYSSQDWRPVHTFQVPPMSELRFANVSANNELMLTTDAESVHTIPLVQYGAAARLAPSGYVPVKLWYATNRLPGEQSSSLSSRLVQWICQADVIAVLTIIGVLTATLTFFTMQKGWRLLSSVAVAAASILVLAAGLFALVDRNAKSASADPEDYFGNVLDESGEVAWGRCEVTVPVDRLPGEINEPRSFLGFQEAANPEKHFIITSVEPTSSESIIDEVKAQGEPEEILVFVHGYNVPFAAAAKRTAQLKVDLNIQGEAFFFSWPSHGDLSRYLADEDNAELSKDPFQEMLKTISEPFPNVRIHLIGHSMGTRIIHESIRQLHADRSPVLTSLDSLVLAAPDIDRRQFRSELAETVRELNLPITLYASANDKALMVSGQLHNNSRLGDVFPEPVVMAGVETIDCSMIDTDWLGHGYYGDSRDLLQDLIQVIRDDRPAEQRFGLTAQQIDNEQRYWYLRP from the coding sequence GTGGCGATTGCTTTTCTCACGGCGCAAGTGGGTCTGGCCGTCGCCCAAGGGCAATCACATATCAAGCTCCCGCTTGATTCTCCCATCGTTCGAACCATCGATGCCGGTGCGGGCGCAACCTTGGTCGTTTCCGACCAAGGAGAAGTGATTCGATTTAACCCGAACGTCGAGAACGGACAGCCAGAGAGTCTGGCCGCGCTCGCGCAACCGATCGCCGATCTGGTTCCGCTGCGTGATCTCTCGGCGACGCTGATCCTGGATCGCGATGGGCAGTTGCGCCTATTGCGCGACGGCGCGACCGACTCCGAGTTTCTTCTCCCAGCGCCAGTGCAGGGGAAATTGTTCGCCGCCGGCAAGGGCAGGGCTCTCCTCGCAGACGCCGATGGAAACTATACGCTGATCGACGTCACTTCCAAGACTGCTACCCCAGTCCAAACCTTTCCGGACTTCAAGACGAATCTCAAGTTGTATGACGATCTCTCGCTCGCTGGTTTTCAATCAGGCGAGTCGTTGCAATTGGTCGATGTGGGCGCCGGCGAGAGTCTCACATCGCTGCCGATCGGGGAAGCGATTGATTTTGACGTCTCCAAAGCTCGAAGCTTGGTCGCCGTCGCCAGTCGATTTGGCGGAGTGCAGATCTGGGATCTTGTCCAGCAAGAGCCGCTCGACTTCATTTTGGGGATGCTGGATGACGTTTGGTATCTGAAGTTTTTGGAAAGCGGCGACCTTTTGACCCTCACGCGTCCCGGCGTCGCGACCATCTATAGCAGTCAGGACTGGCGGCCGGTGCATACGTTTCAAGTTCCGCCGATGTCCGAACTTCGATTTGCGAACGTCAGCGCCAACAACGAATTGATGCTGACGACCGACGCCGAATCCGTACACACGATTCCACTGGTTCAGTATGGCGCTGCGGCCAGACTAGCTCCCAGCGGCTATGTCCCCGTCAAACTATGGTATGCGACCAATCGACTCCCCGGCGAACAATCAAGCTCGCTATCCAGCCGGCTTGTCCAATGGATCTGTCAGGCGGACGTCATTGCGGTCCTTACGATCATCGGCGTTTTAACAGCAACCCTCACTTTTTTCACCATGCAGAAAGGGTGGAGACTCTTATCGTCGGTCGCTGTCGCCGCAGCGTCGATTCTCGTGCTTGCCGCCGGTCTCTTCGCTCTGGTCGATCGCAATGCGAAAAGTGCATCCGCAGATCCAGAAGATTACTTCGGCAATGTGTTGGATGAAAGCGGCGAAGTTGCGTGGGGAAGATGCGAAGTCACCGTTCCTGTCGATCGACTGCCCGGCGAGATCAATGAACCCCGCAGCTTTCTCGGATTTCAAGAAGCGGCGAATCCCGAAAAGCATTTCATCATCACCTCGGTCGAGCCGACTTCGTCGGAATCGATCATCGACGAGGTGAAAGCCCAAGGAGAGCCGGAAGAGATCTTAGTATTCGTCCACGGCTACAATGTTCCTTTTGCAGCGGCCGCCAAGCGAACGGCTCAATTGAAAGTCGACTTGAACATTCAAGGCGAGGCCTTCTTTTTCTCTTGGCCCTCACACGGCGACCTGAGCAGATATCTGGCCGATGAAGACAACGCCGAACTCTCAAAAGACCCGTTTCAAGAGATGCTGAAAACGATCAGCGAACCATTCCCCAACGTCCGTATTCATCTCATCGGGCACAGCATGGGCACGCGCATCATTCATGAAAGCATCCGGCAATTGCATGCAGATCGCTCGCCGGTTCTGACGTCGCTTGATTCCTTGGTGCTGGCCGCGCCTGATATCGACCGCCGCCAATTCCGCAGCGAACTGGCGGAAACGGTCCGAGAACTCAATCTGCCGATCACCTTGTATGCGTCCGCGAACGATAAGGCGCTGATGGTTTCGGGCCAGTTACACAATAACAGTCGCTTAGGAGACGTTTTTCCCGAACCGGTGGTGATGGCCGGAGTCGAGACGATCGATTGCTCGATGATCGACACCGACTGGCTCGGGCATGGATACTACGGCGATAGCCGTGATCTTCTCCAGGACCTGATCCAAGTGATCCGCGATGATCGGCCTGCCGAACAGCGTTTTGGCTTGACTGCTCAGCAAATCGATAATGAGCAGCGCTA